A single region of the Halorubrum depositum genome encodes:
- a CDS encoding cytochrome d ubiquinol oxidase subunit II yields the protein MTESLLPVDAYLVSSLPEIWFGAVVFALGTYVVLDGFDFGIGMLYATRTTEHERETFLSAFGPVWDANEVWLIAFGTMLLAAFPRVYSSLFADHYLLVFGFVFALLFRGVGPELREQRDDERWKRYCDYSFVGGSALAPLLFGVLAGRWAFDAATLSLPALLTGVCLTAVSVATGAAFLAAKSEPDLASDLRRYGVAATLAYLVGTVALLASAVATDAAGAAETVLSLPAAAVVALSIAAGLGGIVLARRGRYRAWLASALALPALLSVLLALLLYPTIYPPTGLTVRAAVVSPLALNLVTVLGFPVLLLVLWYFKYLYGVFSGPVDAEGYGG from the coding sequence ATGACTGAGTCGTTGCTGCCCGTCGACGCCTATCTCGTCTCCTCGCTGCCGGAGATCTGGTTCGGCGCCGTCGTGTTCGCGCTGGGGACGTACGTCGTCCTCGACGGGTTCGACTTCGGGATCGGGATGCTGTACGCGACCCGGACGACCGAACACGAGCGAGAGACGTTCCTGTCGGCGTTCGGTCCGGTCTGGGACGCCAACGAGGTGTGGCTGATCGCCTTCGGGACGATGCTGCTGGCGGCGTTCCCCCGGGTGTACTCCAGCCTGTTTGCGGATCACTACCTGCTCGTGTTTGGGTTCGTGTTCGCGCTGCTGTTCCGCGGGGTCGGTCCGGAGCTCCGCGAACAGCGCGACGACGAGCGGTGGAAGCGGTACTGCGACTACTCCTTCGTCGGCGGCAGCGCACTCGCACCGCTGCTGTTCGGGGTGCTCGCGGGTCGCTGGGCGTTCGACGCGGCGACGCTGTCGCTTCCGGCGCTCCTCACCGGCGTCTGCCTGACCGCGGTCTCGGTCGCCACGGGAGCGGCGTTCCTCGCGGCGAAAAGCGAACCGGACCTGGCGTCGGACCTGCGCCGGTACGGCGTCGCCGCGACGCTGGCGTACCTCGTCGGGACGGTCGCGCTGCTGGCGTCCGCCGTCGCGACCGACGCGGCCGGTGCCGCCGAGACGGTCCTCTCGCTGCCCGCGGCGGCGGTCGTCGCTCTCTCGATCGCCGCGGGGCTGGGAGGGATCGTTCTGGCCAGACGCGGCCGGTACCGCGCCTGGCTGGCGAGCGCGCTGGCGCTCCCCGCGCTGTTGAGCGTGCTGCTCGCGCTCTTGCTGTACCCGACGATCTACCCGCCGACCGGGCTGACCGTCAGGGCGGCAGTCGTTTCGCCGCTGGCGCTGAATCTCGTGACCGTCCTCGGGTTCCCCGTCCTGCTGCTGGTGCTGTGGTATTTCAAGTACCTCTACGGCGTGTTCAGCGGCCCGGTCGACGCCGAGGGGTACGGGGGGTAA
- a CDS encoding cytochrome ubiquinol oxidase subunit I, with protein MSPSTLFSGVDPGWVALLSPELASRAQFGWTISVHILFASLSIGLAPFIIYFTWKDVRTDDERFARLRSFWVTVFAVGFVMGTVTGIPMSFQFGTNFPQFSAVAGELIGGPLAFEAKMAFFLEAVFLGVLLYGRERVRDRTYVLSSVLVGVGAWLSGFWILIVNAWMQTPRGYEMVARDGMEVARLTDPSAAFLSPRMPWMYVHMINASVIAVALLVAGVSAYIVWKSRETEAWNTALKLAVVILLVTAPMQAVHGDAYARHVQDTQPQKFAAMEAHYETDEADLHLLAFPRDVDALNDPRAENLVTVSLPRVGSFLASGGDFDAEVIGLNEYEENPPVALVFWSFRVMVGLGFLFIALALWGGYLTYDGRLSDSDRYLKTMVAASPLGYAALLTGWYVTEIGRQPWVIQGELRTSEAVSPTLTGAEATLSLIGFVGVYVGLVVTALYVLKWLVRDELRTLGADESVDDSWRGPLPEVSGDD; from the coding sequence ATGTCGCCGAGCACGCTATTCAGCGGCGTCGATCCGGGGTGGGTCGCGCTCCTCTCCCCGGAGCTCGCGAGCCGTGCACAGTTCGGTTGGACGATCTCCGTTCACATCCTCTTCGCGTCTCTCTCGATCGGTCTCGCGCCGTTTATCATCTACTTCACCTGGAAGGACGTGCGAACGGACGACGAGCGGTTCGCGCGACTGCGCTCGTTCTGGGTGACGGTGTTCGCCGTCGGCTTCGTCATGGGGACGGTCACCGGGATCCCGATGAGCTTTCAGTTCGGGACGAACTTCCCGCAGTTCTCGGCGGTGGCCGGCGAGCTCATCGGCGGTCCGCTGGCCTTCGAGGCGAAGATGGCCTTCTTCCTCGAGGCCGTCTTCCTCGGCGTGCTGCTGTACGGACGAGAGCGCGTCCGGGATCGAACCTACGTCCTCTCGTCGGTGCTCGTCGGCGTCGGCGCGTGGCTGTCGGGGTTCTGGATCCTGATCGTCAACGCGTGGATGCAGACGCCGAGGGGATACGAGATGGTCGCCCGCGACGGGATGGAGGTCGCCCGGCTCACCGACCCGAGCGCCGCGTTCCTCAGCCCGCGAATGCCCTGGATGTACGTCCACATGATCAACGCGTCGGTGATCGCGGTCGCGCTGTTGGTCGCGGGCGTCTCGGCGTACATCGTCTGGAAGTCCCGCGAGACGGAGGCGTGGAACACCGCGTTGAAGCTCGCCGTGGTGATCCTCCTCGTCACCGCGCCGATGCAGGCCGTCCACGGCGACGCCTACGCCCGCCACGTCCAAGACACCCAGCCGCAGAAGTTCGCGGCCATGGAAGCCCACTACGAGACGGACGAAGCCGACTTACATCTGCTCGCGTTCCCGAGAGACGTCGACGCGCTCAACGATCCCCGCGCCGAGAACCTCGTTACGGTGAGCCTGCCACGAGTCGGGTCGTTCCTCGCCAGCGGGGGCGACTTCGACGCCGAGGTGATCGGGTTGAACGAGTACGAGGAGAACCCGCCCGTCGCCCTCGTGTTCTGGTCGTTCCGCGTGATGGTCGGGCTCGGCTTCCTGTTCATCGCGCTGGCGCTGTGGGGCGGCTATCTCACCTACGACGGGCGGCTCTCCGACAGCGACCGCTATCTGAAAACGATGGTCGCGGCGTCGCCGCTCGGATACGCCGCCCTGCTCACGGGGTGGTACGTCACCGAGATCGGTCGCCAGCCGTGGGTCATTCAGGGGGAGCTCAGAACCAGTGAGGCGGTCTCCCCGACGCTGACCGGGGCGGAGGCGACCCTATCGCTGATCGGGTTCGTCGGGGTCTACGTCGGGCTGGTGGTAACGGCGCTGTACGTCCTGAAATGGTTGGTCCGAGACGAACTCCGGACGCTCGGCGCAGACGAGTCGGTCGACGACAGTTGGCGCGGCCCGCTCCCCGAGGTGAGCGGCGATGACTGA
- the ppc gene encoding phosphoenolpyruvate carboxylase, translating to MELHNRDVRTDVRELGALVGDVLAAQASTEAYETVEDLRNAAIRYRRGDAESRDRLQETVGDLSSNREEIVARAFTTYFELINLAEERERVRAIRNADDEGALHDSFEATIAEFAEQGVGPDELRELLEDVLIEPTFTAHPTEARRATVKAKLRSIANHLEELDERNLTERERNAIWRDVTAEVTSLWGTRQVRQRRPEPEDEARNVGWYLENTLFDVVGDAYEEFEETISGEYDDVDCPKLFEFRSWAGSDRDGNPFVTPEVTDETLERQRAVAIEKYRDRCKRLSAVLSQDGERYAIDDRLTESLAADAERFPTVVEEARERYPDEPYRQKLRLMRERLDRVDDVRPGEYPDGDAFLADLDVIAESLRADGQDAVRESFVEPLRRQVDTFGFTLASLDLRDHRENHTEAVAEAVASEGVDYREMDEESREEFLTRAILQDDPVVDADDPGDVSDTTERVLERFSELAEWQEEYGQQAIDTYCISMTEEPSHVLEVLFLADQVGAVSLPDHCGLDVVPLLETESALNGAERILGTLFDNEAYATALAVRGDVQEVMLGYSDSNKENGFLAANWDLYENQRRIARFCREEDVTLRLFHGRGGSISRGGGPMNEALLALPNETVTGQVKFTEQGEAIAEKYANPRIAERELEQMLDAQIRARHETHEEPTERVPDAWVDAMETMAPAARETYRDLLNTDGFVDYFGQATPISVVEDLNLGSRPASRSGERTVEDLRAIPWVFSWTQTRLILPGWYSLASGIDAYLDEVGEDEGLETLREMYEEWPFFRTTLDNAGLALARTEPEIAAEYADLADDELRDRFFPELIGEYERGRELVLSISGRDGLLRREWLEESLDRRNPYVDPLNLLQANLLGRTHRTEEEERTLRLTVNGIAAGMKNTG from the coding sequence ATGGAGTTGCACAATCGAGACGTGCGGACGGACGTCAGGGAGCTCGGCGCGCTCGTGGGCGACGTCCTCGCCGCGCAGGCCTCCACGGAGGCGTACGAGACGGTGGAAGACCTACGGAACGCGGCGATCCGGTACCGCCGCGGCGACGCGGAGAGCCGCGACCGGCTCCAGGAGACCGTCGGCGACCTCTCGTCGAACCGCGAGGAGATCGTCGCCCGCGCGTTCACCACCTACTTCGAGCTGATCAACCTCGCCGAGGAGCGCGAGCGCGTCCGCGCCATCCGGAACGCGGACGACGAGGGCGCCCTCCACGACTCCTTCGAGGCGACGATCGCGGAGTTCGCCGAGCAGGGCGTCGGGCCGGACGAGCTGCGCGAGCTGTTGGAGGACGTGCTCATCGAGCCGACGTTCACCGCCCACCCGACCGAGGCCCGCCGGGCGACGGTGAAGGCGAAGCTGCGGTCGATCGCCAACCACCTGGAGGAGCTCGACGAGCGCAACCTAACCGAGCGCGAGCGCAACGCGATCTGGCGCGACGTCACCGCCGAGGTGACGAGCCTCTGGGGCACCCGACAGGTGCGCCAGCGCCGCCCGGAGCCGGAAGACGAGGCGCGAAACGTCGGCTGGTACTTAGAGAACACCCTCTTCGACGTCGTCGGCGACGCCTACGAGGAGTTCGAGGAGACCATCTCCGGCGAGTACGACGACGTCGACTGCCCGAAGCTGTTCGAGTTCCGCTCGTGGGCCGGGTCGGACCGCGACGGCAACCCGTTCGTCACGCCCGAGGTCACCGACGAGACGCTCGAGCGCCAGCGGGCGGTCGCCATCGAGAAGTACCGCGACCGGTGTAAGCGGCTCTCGGCCGTGTTGAGCCAGGACGGCGAGCGGTACGCGATCGACGACCGACTCACGGAGTCGCTCGCGGCCGACGCCGAGCGCTTCCCGACCGTCGTCGAGGAGGCGCGGGAGCGCTACCCCGACGAGCCGTACCGTCAGAAGCTCCGGCTGATGCGCGAGCGGCTCGACCGCGTGGACGACGTGCGCCCCGGCGAGTACCCCGACGGCGACGCGTTCCTCGCCGACCTCGACGTGATCGCCGAGTCGCTCCGGGCCGACGGCCAGGACGCCGTCCGCGAGTCGTTCGTCGAACCGCTCCGCCGACAGGTGGACACGTTCGGGTTCACGCTCGCGTCGCTCGACCTCCGCGACCACCGCGAGAACCACACCGAGGCCGTCGCCGAGGCGGTCGCGAGCGAGGGCGTCGACTACCGCGAGATGGACGAGGAGTCGCGCGAGGAGTTCCTCACCCGGGCCATCCTCCAGGACGACCCCGTCGTCGACGCCGACGACCCGGGCGACGTCTCCGACACGACCGAGCGCGTGCTGGAGCGGTTCAGCGAGCTCGCCGAGTGGCAGGAGGAGTACGGCCAGCAGGCGATCGACACCTACTGCATCTCGATGACCGAGGAGCCGAGCCACGTGCTCGAGGTGCTCTTTTTGGCCGACCAGGTCGGCGCGGTATCGCTGCCGGACCACTGCGGGCTCGACGTCGTCCCGCTGCTGGAGACCGAGTCCGCGCTCAACGGCGCCGAGCGCATCCTCGGGACGCTGTTCGACAACGAGGCGTACGCGACCGCGCTGGCGGTGCGCGGCGACGTGCAGGAAGTAATGTTAGGCTACTCCGACTCCAACAAGGAGAACGGCTTCCTCGCCGCGAACTGGGACCTCTACGAGAACCAGCGCCGGATCGCGCGGTTCTGCCGCGAGGAGGACGTCACTCTCCGGCTGTTCCACGGCCGCGGCGGCTCCATCTCGCGCGGCGGCGGCCCGATGAACGAGGCGCTGCTCGCGCTGCCGAACGAGACCGTCACCGGACAGGTGAAGTTCACCGAGCAGGGCGAGGCGATCGCCGAGAAGTACGCCAACCCCCGGATAGCCGAGCGCGAGCTGGAGCAGATGCTCGACGCGCAGATCCGCGCCCGCCACGAGACCCACGAGGAGCCCACCGAGCGCGTCCCCGACGCGTGGGTCGACGCGATGGAGACGATGGCGCCCGCCGCCCGCGAGACGTACCGCGACCTCCTGAACACCGATGGGTTCGTCGACTACTTCGGGCAGGCGACGCCCATCTCCGTTGTCGAGGACCTCAACCTCGGCTCGCGGCCCGCCTCCCGCTCCGGCGAGCGCACCGTCGAGGACCTGCGCGCCATCCCGTGGGTGTTCTCGTGGACTCAGACGCGGCTCATCCTCCCCGGCTGGTACTCGCTCGCCTCCGGCATCGACGCTTACCTCGACGAGGTCGGCGAGGACGAGGGGCTCGAAACGCTCCGCGAGATGTACGAGGAGTGGCCGTTCTTCCGCACCACCCTCGACAACGCCGGGCTCGCGCTCGCCCGGACGGAGCCGGAGATCGCCGCCGAGTACGCCGACCTCGCCGACGACGAGCTCCGCGACCGCTTCTTCCCCGAGCTGATCGGGGAGTACGAGCGCGGCCGCGAACTCGTCCTCTCGATTAGCGGCCGCGACGGGCTCCTCCGACGCGAGTGGCTCGAAGAGAGCCTCGACCGACGGAATCCCTACGTCGACCCGCTGAACCTGCTGCAGGCGAACCTGCTCGGACGCACCCACCGCACCGAGGAGGAGGAGCGCACGCTCCGGCTCACGGTCAACGGCATCGCCGCCGGGATGAAGAACACCGGATAG
- a CDS encoding 30S ribosomal protein S19e produces MVTIYDVPADALIEEVAARLEDRIDEPDWVEFAKSGSGKELPPEQEDFWYVRSASLLRKVAQNEPIGIERLATEYGSKKRGSNRYIVRPGRHSAGSRKLIRSSLQALEEEGLVTTAAGEGRRVSDEGEAFLSEVAADVFEDLDHPELERYA; encoded by the coding sequence ATGGTAACCATCTACGACGTGCCGGCGGACGCCCTCATCGAGGAGGTCGCCGCGCGACTCGAGGACCGGATCGACGAGCCCGACTGGGTCGAGTTCGCCAAGAGCGGCTCCGGCAAGGAGCTCCCGCCGGAACAGGAGGACTTCTGGTACGTGCGATCCGCGAGCCTCCTCCGGAAGGTCGCCCAGAACGAGCCGATCGGCATCGAGCGGCTCGCCACCGAGTACGGTTCGAAGAAGCGCGGCTCGAACCGGTACATCGTCCGACCGGGCCGCCACTCCGCCGGCTCCCGCAAGCTGATCCGCTCGTCGCTCCAGGCCCTCGAAGAGGAAGGGCTCGTCACGACCGCCGCCGGCGAGGGCCGCCGCGTCTCCGACGAGGGCGAGGCGTTCCTCTCCGAGGTCGCCGCCGACGTCTTCGAGGACCTCGACCACCCGGAACTCGAACGCTACGCGTAG
- the hmgB gene encoding hydroxymethylglutaryl-CoA synthase, with translation MTEVGIDAVEIWTGKLKLDLPGTFAPEKGDDPEKYTKGLGLNNSSFPDVYEDIVTMGANAAKGLMDRKGLEPADIGRIDVATESAFDHSKPVSTYIAGCLEQVYDGDFTHANKGERKFACLAGTQAIDDAYNWIRAGRNRDRPALVITTDTALYARGDPGEATQGAGAVAMLIDEDPSIVALSTDQGYGSKDETDFLKPNQQFPSVDGKRSVQVYLARMREALEDYESVTDDIELDDFAYAPFHTPFPGMVRKAALLAYRHVIRDTEYEDELAEEIGRQPREGDFADREAYEEAISDYMDELKTTEQYQTWYDTAVEPTLGLSREVGNWYTSSVHIARVSALRDALTRDTSFVDETLLVASYGSGAQAEIHAETIREGWREEIEGLDIDDQLAARYDLSWDEYEDVHDVHEYDMDVEREIEEFTQPDGEFVFTGWGRMNERKYEYVE, from the coding sequence ATGACCGAAGTCGGCATCGACGCCGTCGAGATCTGGACCGGAAAGCTCAAGCTCGACTTGCCGGGCACGTTCGCGCCGGAGAAGGGCGACGACCCGGAGAAGTACACGAAGGGGCTCGGGCTCAACAACTCCTCGTTCCCGGACGTCTACGAGGACATCGTCACGATGGGCGCGAACGCCGCGAAGGGCTTGATGGACCGCAAGGGGCTCGAACCCGCGGACATCGGCCGGATCGACGTCGCCACCGAGTCGGCGTTCGACCACTCGAAGCCGGTGTCGACGTACATCGCGGGTTGTCTGGAGCAGGTGTACGACGGCGACTTCACCCACGCCAACAAGGGCGAGCGCAAGTTCGCCTGTCTGGCGGGGACGCAGGCGATAGACGACGCGTACAACTGGATCCGCGCCGGCCGGAACCGTGACCGGCCCGCGCTCGTCATCACGACTGACACCGCGCTGTACGCCCGCGGCGACCCCGGCGAGGCGACGCAGGGCGCCGGCGCCGTCGCGATGCTGATCGACGAGGACCCCTCCATCGTCGCGCTCTCGACCGATCAGGGGTACGGATCGAAGGACGAGACGGACTTCCTGAAGCCGAACCAGCAGTTCCCGAGCGTCGACGGGAAACGCTCCGTGCAGGTGTACCTCGCCCGGATGCGGGAGGCGCTGGAAGACTACGAGTCAGTCACCGACGACATCGAGCTCGACGACTTCGCGTACGCCCCGTTCCACACGCCGTTCCCGGGGATGGTCCGGAAGGCGGCCCTGCTCGCGTACCGGCACGTCATCCGCGACACGGAGTACGAGGACGAGCTCGCCGAAGAGATCGGCCGCCAGCCCCGCGAGGGCGACTTCGCGGACCGCGAGGCGTACGAGGAGGCGATCAGCGACTACATGGACGAGCTGAAGACGACGGAGCAGTACCAGACGTGGTACGACACCGCCGTGGAGCCGACGCTGGGGCTCTCCCGGGAGGTCGGCAACTGGTACACGAGCTCGGTCCACATCGCCCGCGTCAGCGCGCTGCGCGACGCCCTGACGCGCGATACGTCGTTCGTCGACGAGACGCTGCTCGTCGCGTCGTACGGCTCCGGCGCGCAGGCGGAGATCCACGCGGAGACGATCCGCGAGGGATGGCGCGAGGAGATCGAGGGGCTCGACATCGACGACCAGCTCGCGGCCCGCTACGACCTCTCGTGGGACGAGTACGAGGACGTCCACGACGTCCACGAGTACGACATGGACGTCGAACGCGAGATCGAGGAGTTCACGCAGCCGGACGGGGAGTTCGTCTTCACCGGCTGGGGCCGGATGAACGAGCGCAAGTACGAGTACGTCGAGTAG
- a CDS encoding transposase: MSDPSTVDELGADPALNMISKQADEVIEHGTDWAELGQELDVSMYQRDDSYPEWHAETTAFEPMFLAMLWAKTEDESVTGLSDRLKSNPEIAEAFGFNEEEIPHGDTFARAWRERFESLQETIEPTAKTIDEIATERDSPIGGHTGLKIEETDGKSKRTEQRLLRKKTKEVLDEMAGVVFPELDIPRPEHAIYDQDDFLELMAVMGMEGEAANGGADIHGDKLAENKDIHPTEDPFYEDGMRGETLLNAIHQLSVQGITDMVNNAARRALTRIKPYADFPDPVFMAIDITYVAYYGERDGLEWVTGTPDHKQYKWCHKFATATLVGDGVHMVVGMLPVGNPDFTDNQAYPGNKEKSYVIGDVVRELLSMTKHYVTPRCVYADREFASADTISAFEQHNMRYLMPAPRNDRTKRWLNRNVDMERGIVSVEQEWALRGAVKHGVSNERVTTTLIGLPGDPDDDQYGYGETADEGEELIPEEDQAAVPFYTNTHAEDEIALDRRQTKRKVEQYNRRGGIETAYKKIKEFTAWTTSKDFSVRLFHFGFAVLLYNAWLMVDFLVQAGLDVDFRSKPRITAQRFIAFIDRQLTGLI, translated from the coding sequence ATGAGTGATCCGTCTACTGTCGATGAGCTCGGTGCAGATCCTGCTTTGAATATGATCTCAAAGCAAGCTGACGAGGTCATAGAGCATGGTACTGATTGGGCGGAGCTCGGTCAGGAACTTGATGTCTCAATGTACCAGCGTGATGACTCGTACCCTGAGTGGCACGCTGAAACAACCGCTTTCGAGCCGATGTTCTTGGCAATGTTGTGGGCAAAAACCGAGGATGAATCCGTTACTGGGCTGTCCGACCGTCTCAAATCGAACCCAGAGATCGCTGAAGCGTTCGGATTCAACGAGGAGGAAATCCCGCACGGAGACACGTTCGCTCGTGCATGGCGAGAACGATTCGAGTCTCTACAGGAGACTATCGAACCGACAGCGAAAACAATCGACGAGATCGCCACGGAACGCGACAGTCCAATCGGCGGACACACCGGGCTAAAAATCGAAGAAACAGATGGGAAATCGAAACGCACAGAGCAACGTCTCCTTCGGAAGAAAACGAAAGAAGTGCTAGACGAAATGGCTGGTGTCGTGTTTCCCGAGCTTGATATCCCTCGTCCTGAGCATGCCATTTACGACCAAGACGATTTTCTAGAGTTGATGGCCGTCATGGGAATGGAGGGTGAAGCCGCGAATGGCGGTGCGGACATCCACGGCGATAAACTCGCGGAGAACAAAGATATTCACCCGACTGAAGACCCGTTCTATGAGGACGGAATGAGAGGAGAAACGCTGTTGAACGCAATTCACCAACTTTCCGTTCAGGGAATCACCGATATGGTGAATAACGCAGCGCGCCGTGCGTTGACCCGCATCAAACCGTACGCTGACTTCCCAGACCCCGTTTTCATGGCGATTGATATCACATACGTCGCGTACTATGGTGAACGCGACGGACTAGAATGGGTGACCGGCACACCCGATCATAAGCAGTACAAGTGGTGTCATAAATTCGCTACTGCAACACTCGTTGGAGACGGCGTCCACATGGTCGTCGGGATGCTGCCGGTCGGCAACCCAGACTTCACCGACAATCAAGCGTACCCAGGTAATAAAGAGAAATCGTACGTAATTGGGGATGTCGTTCGAGAACTCCTCTCCATGACGAAACACTACGTGACACCGCGATGCGTGTACGCTGACCGAGAGTTCGCATCCGCAGATACAATTTCAGCGTTTGAACAGCACAACATGAGGTACTTGATGCCAGCTCCACGGAATGACCGAACAAAACGCTGGCTCAATAGGAACGTGGACATGGAGCGCGGAATCGTGTCCGTCGAGCAAGAATGGGCATTACGTGGCGCGGTGAAACACGGCGTGTCGAACGAGCGCGTCACGACAACGCTCATCGGATTACCCGGTGACCCTGACGACGACCAGTACGGGTACGGTGAGACAGCTGATGAGGGCGAAGAACTCATTCCTGAAGAGGATCAGGCTGCGGTTCCGTTCTATACGAACACGCACGCAGAGGATGAAATCGCGCTTGACCGCAGACAGACGAAGCGGAAGGTCGAGCAGTACAATCGTCGTGGTGGGATTGAAACGGCGTACAAGAAGATCAAGGAGTTCACCGCGTGGACGACGTCGAAGGATTTCAGCGTCCGACTGTTCCATTTCGGATTCGCAGTCCTCCTGTACAACGCCTGGTTGATGGTCGATTTTCTCGTTCAGGCTGGGCTTGACGTGGATTTCCGGTCGAAGCCGCGGATAACTGCACAGCGATTCATTGCGTTTATCGATCGGCAGCTGACCGGGCTGATATAG
- a CDS encoding winged helix-turn-helix domain-containing protein, with the protein MDVTLEEFLQRKGAIGILTLLHERPMTYSEIEPEIEVTSSTIVTRRDEAAKLGLIDVSLGRGEVGTKKVYTLTDMGEFLTDKMAREGILSNYRKMRTLQQVLDEQTESITQWMKENPSQLLQFETADDGTVISRDEMKGNSDGETSTQSSPSPNEREEAPDADKYTSNLDDPETEPPERPSEGENFPPEEELPVDLTPIQDSDSETSDTETDDGGGTTDDASSGSASGSERAPDSDQSADSEELGQEKLGEVSYEKYPPNEEDDTDS; encoded by the coding sequence ATGGATGTAACTCTTGAGGAGTTTCTACAGCGGAAAGGCGCAATTGGAATCCTAACGCTCCTTCACGAGCGCCCGATGACGTATTCGGAAATTGAACCGGAAATCGAAGTGACCTCGTCGACGATTGTTACACGGCGTGATGAAGCTGCGAAACTAGGTCTGATAGATGTCTCTCTCGGAAGAGGAGAAGTCGGGACGAAGAAAGTGTACACCCTGACGGATATGGGTGAATTCCTGACGGACAAGATGGCACGGGAGGGAATCCTCAGCAACTATCGAAAAATGCGGACGCTACAGCAGGTGTTGGACGAGCAGACAGAAAGCATCACACAGTGGATGAAAGAGAATCCGTCGCAGCTTCTACAGTTTGAGACTGCTGACGATGGAACTGTTATCAGCAGAGATGAGATGAAGGGGAATTCAGACGGTGAGACAAGTACACAATCTTCCCCATCACCGAATGAACGTGAGGAAGCACCTGACGCTGACAAGTACACAAGCAACTTGGATGACCCAGAAACTGAGCCACCTGAACGGCCGAGTGAGGGAGAAAACTTCCCACCTGAAGAGGAGTTACCTGTAGATCTGACACCAATCCAAGATTCTGATTCAGAAACCAGCGATACAGAGACGGACGATGGCGGGGGAACCACCGATGATGCATCGAGTGGGTCTGCTTCCGGATCAGAGCGTGCTCCCGATTCCGATCAATCAGCAGACTCAGAGGAATTGGGACAAGAAAAACTCGGAGAAGTATCCTATGAGAAATATCCGCCGAACGAAGAGGACGACACTGATTCGTAG